A segment of the Candidatus Protochlamydia naegleriophila genome:
TATTTTAAGTCTGGCAATGGTCATTTTGCTCATCAAAGCCTCTGCGGCAGGTTTAGCTACGGTTTTTTTAGGATTGCCCATTCGAACTGCAGTCATGACGGGAATTGCATTGAGCCAAATAGGAGAATTCTCTTTTGTATTGGCAAATACAGGGATTCCTTATGGGTTAATGACAGAGTATGAATATCAACTCTTCCTAGCTGTCTCGCTCGTTACCTTGGCATTCAGTCCCGTGCTAATCAACTTTTCACCACGCATCGCTAATTTTATTTGCAAGCTTCCCTTGCCGGATAAATTGCTCTCAGGACTTCGAGAGCAGCGGCGGAATGAAGAGCATCAGCTAAGTAATCACGTCATCATTGTTGGATTTGGAATTAGCGGCAAAAATCTTGCAAGGTCAAGCAAGCTAGCAGGCATTCCCTATACGATTTTGGAGATGAATCCCGACACCGTGAGAGAGCAAAAAAGGCTTGGAGAGCCCATTCACTTTGGCGATGCTACCCACGTAGCTGTCTTGGAGCATTCCCATATTCACGATGCTAAAGCCATTGCCGTATTAGTTAATGATCCGATTGCGGCAAGGCGCATCGTTAAAATTGCGCGCGAGGCCAATCCCTTAGTTTATGTCATTGTTCGCACCCGCTATGTCCAGGAAATGTCACTTATGCATAAATTGGGAGCCGATGAAGTCATTCCAGATGAATTTGGCACTTCGGTTGAAGTCTTTTCAAGGGTCTTAAGGCAATACCACGTGCCAGATGAAGATATTCATAAATTTGTCTCTGACATTCGGGCTGACGGATATGAAATGTTGCGCAATCAGCATGCCTCTCCTAATAAACTCTCCGAAATCAAGCTCAATTTATCCAATGTTGAAATTGGCTCTTTTCGGCTCCATTCAAGTTCTCCATTGGTCGGCAAACTTCTGTCAGAGTCGCACCTTCGTAAAGACTATGGCATGACAGTTTTATTGATCAGAAGAGAAAAATCTGTTTTATCTAATCCTTCTCCTGAAACACGGCTGCTTGCAGACGATGTGGTGGTGGTGGTAGGAGAAAAAGTCCCCTTAAAAAAAGCAACGGAACTATTTGGGATGCTTGAAAAGGCAACTCCTGTTATTTGATCAAATGTGAGAGCATGGCTAAATTCCCAAAACCAGTTTTTTTACCTGCAGATGTTTATCTACAGCGCGCTCAGCGCTATCAGCAGGTAAGTCAATCGGCTAAGCTTGGCATTAAAATCCGCTTGGCTATCATCTTATTTGAATTGGTGGGAGTCGTTCTCATCCAAAGCTCTGCACTGTTTCTTGATGCGGTTTCAAGTTTAATGGATGTGGTTTCAACCCTCTTTTTAATTTTTTGCATTAAGCTTGCGAAAAGGCCACCTGATGAAGACCATCCTTTTGGACACGGACGTTACGAACCTTTAGGAGGTCTTTTATCGGGACTCATCCTCATGGTGATCGGCTGCGTCATGCTTTTCCAGGAGGTTGTAGGAGTTTTTCAAGTGTCTCCACCAAGAATCATGCATCCACTTGCCTGGATTTTTCCTGTGACGGCTATGGTTTTATTGGAAATTTGTTATCGCATGATTGTTAAAACCGCCAAGAAAGAAAACAGCACAGCTTTAGCTGCTGATGCGGTTCATTATCGCATTGATGGTTTGACGAGTTTGTTTGCAGCCATTGCTTTGGTTGCCGCTGCTTATATTCCTGCTTGGAGTAGTACGATTGACCATGGTGGAGCTATCTTGATCGCTTTATTTATGGTTGGGCTCGGTCTTTTTGCTTCGCGCGAAAACTTTCATCAGTTGGTTGATAAGGTTCCCGATCAAGAGTTTTTTGATCGGGTGAAAGAGGCAAGTCTGAGGGTCGAAGGGGTCAAAGCAACGGAGAAAATCCGCATCCAGCTGTACGGTCCAGATGCTCACATTGACATTGATGTGGAAGTCGATCCTAAGCTTTCAGTCGACGTTGCCCATAAAATCAGCCAACAGGTGCGCGCATCTATTCAAAAAGCGTGGCCGGCTGTTCGCGATGTAACGGTTCACATCGAACCCTTCTATGCGGGCGACCACTAACAGGTAAATCATTGATTGCAAGCCGTTTAAGTTGCGCTCAGCACAAGCGAGTGGTTCTTCTGCCAGCCTTTGCGGTAAAAACGGTAAGCATAGAGAACCGCAGCCATCAAGGTGTAGCCGGAACAAAGAACGAGAGCTGTTTCGATCGACGCTCCCGGCTGCCACACAAATTTGTAAATGGGTAATACCATGAAAAGCCAAATAGAGCAAGCGCCTGCTACGAGCAAAAAGAAGGTGTCGGCAGCCGCACTTAGCGCACCAGCCATGATCAGGCGGATTCCTTCCAAATACTTATAAATAATAGCATTGGCGAGTCCAAAAATCAGGGATGACTGAAACAAGAGACGTTGCGTATCAGAAACCGAACTTAAGAACAAATCGATGATAAGATGATTCATTCCCCATAAAATAAGGGCA
Coding sequences within it:
- a CDS encoding cation:proton antiporter, giving the protein MELFLFKDLLIIFGFSILVLLIGYRLHIPPVVGFLLTGVLAGPHGLSLVGETGDVETLAQIGIVLLLFGIGMEFSIKKLVQIRRLFLLGGSMQVGFTILLSYLIAQLDDWSWKEALFLGFLLSMSSTAIVLRLLEQKGESTSPHGRLSISILIFQDMVAIPMILFTPVLGGRGGDHAPLELAMLWPMVKGLFILVVVFFSAQRIVPRLLLQVARTRNKELFLLSVLTLCFGVAWLTSSLGLSLTIGAFLAGLIISESEYSNEAISNIFPFQALCISFFFVSIGMLLDMNFVLHQPFTILSLAMVILLIKASAAGLATVFLGLPIRTAVMTGIALSQIGEFSFVLANTGIPYGLMTEYEYQLFLAVSLVTLAFSPVLINFSPRIANFICKLPLPDKLLSGLREQRRNEEHQLSNHVIIVGFGISGKNLARSSKLAGIPYTILEMNPDTVREQKRLGEPIHFGDATHVAVLEHSHIHDAKAIAVLVNDPIAARRIVKIAREANPLVYVIVRTRYVQEMSLMHKLGADEVIPDEFGTSVEVFSRVLRQYHVPDEDIHKFVSDIRADGYEMLRNQHASPNKLSEIKLNLSNVEIGSFRLHSSSPLVGKLLSESHLRKDYGMTVLLIRREKSVLSNPSPETRLLADDVVVVVGEKVPLKKATELFGMLEKATPVI
- a CDS encoding cation diffusion facilitator family transporter — translated: MAKFPKPVFLPADVYLQRAQRYQQVSQSAKLGIKIRLAIILFELVGVVLIQSSALFLDAVSSLMDVVSTLFLIFCIKLAKRPPDEDHPFGHGRYEPLGGLLSGLILMVIGCVMLFQEVVGVFQVSPPRIMHPLAWIFPVTAMVLLEICYRMIVKTAKKENSTALAADAVHYRIDGLTSLFAAIALVAAAYIPAWSSTIDHGGAILIALFMVGLGLFASRENFHQLVDKVPDQEFFDRVKEASLRVEGVKATEKIRIQLYGPDAHIDIDVEVDPKLSVDVAHKISQQVRASIQKAWPAVRDVTVHIEPFYAGDH